In one Winogradskyella sp. MH6 genomic region, the following are encoded:
- a CDS encoding type I restriction-modification system subunit M yields the protein MKNFKEKADKIWEVANLLRGDYKRSDYGKVILPMTVLRRLDCVLAPNKQKVLDTLPKVEKLEGETAKDKVLNATAGMNFHNRSKFDFDKIIADPNNVASNLRNYINGFSTSAREIIEYFNFDDQIDRMDDPKADILYRVVKAFQEIDLSEMDSMEMGYVFEDLIRRFAEQSNETAGEHFTPREVIKLMVNMLFNEDSEILTKEGIVKTLYDPACGTGGMLSIGEQHVKELNPNAELKVFGQEINPESYAICKSDMLIKGQNPSNIKFGNTFTVDGLEDEQFDYMLSNPPFGVDWKKAQKIINAEHENKGMQGRFGAGLPRINDGSLLFLQHMISKMKPSGTRIAIVFNGSPLFSGSAGSGESEIRRWIIENDWLEAIVALPDQLFYNTGISTYVWLVNNKKEEKRKGKVQLINATGTKDEELIADDKLDINRFWKKMDRSLGNKRKEIPENGNTKGIGFINQLYGNFEENAFSKILPNDYFGYWRVTVEQPDYGDLMTKVAQDKQKLVDFLNNASIEEIQKQVNEFEALFKMHIEEGKWKQKGNILTIEKNKKIKIKPSSSKRDYENIPFLKTEKEDSLVPETIEEYFEREVTPHIPEAWIDKNKTKVGYEINFTKYFYEFKPLRSLTDIKADILALEKTSLENQQTVLD from the coding sequence ATGAAAAACTTCAAAGAAAAAGCAGATAAAATTTGGGAAGTAGCCAATCTACTTCGTGGTGATTATAAACGTTCTGATTACGGAAAGGTGATTTTGCCAATGACTGTACTTAGACGACTAGACTGCGTATTGGCACCAAACAAACAAAAAGTACTTGACACGTTACCTAAAGTTGAAAAATTGGAAGGTGAAACTGCAAAAGACAAAGTGCTGAACGCAACCGCTGGAATGAACTTCCATAACCGTAGCAAATTCGACTTTGATAAAATTATAGCAGACCCAAACAATGTGGCTTCCAACTTAAGAAACTACATTAATGGATTTTCTACTTCAGCTCGTGAAATTATTGAATACTTCAATTTTGATGACCAAATTGATAGAATGGACGACCCGAAAGCAGATATTCTATACCGTGTGGTTAAAGCATTTCAAGAAATTGATTTGTCCGAGATGGATTCGATGGAAATGGGCTATGTGTTTGAGGATTTAATTAGACGTTTTGCGGAGCAATCCAACGAAACCGCAGGAGAGCACTTTACACCTCGAGAAGTGATTAAACTGATGGTAAATATGCTTTTCAACGAGGATAGCGAAATCCTAACTAAAGAAGGTATTGTAAAAACACTATATGACCCAGCTTGTGGGACAGGTGGAATGCTATCCATTGGAGAACAACACGTAAAAGAACTAAATCCAAATGCGGAATTAAAAGTTTTTGGACAAGAAATAAACCCAGAATCCTATGCGATTTGTAAATCGGATATGCTGATTAAAGGACAGAATCCAAGTAACATAAAATTTGGAAACACCTTTACTGTTGATGGTTTAGAAGATGAGCAGTTTGATTATATGCTATCCAATCCACCTTTTGGAGTAGACTGGAAAAAGGCCCAGAAAATCATCAATGCAGAGCACGAAAATAAAGGGATGCAAGGACGTTTCGGTGCTGGCTTACCACGTATTAATGATGGTTCTTTACTGTTTTTACAGCATATGATTTCTAAAATGAAACCATCAGGAACTCGAATTGCGATTGTGTTTAATGGATCACCCTTGTTCTCTGGTTCAGCAGGTAGCGGAGAAAGCGAAATCCGTAGATGGATTATTGAAAATGATTGGCTAGAAGCTATTGTTGCATTACCCGACCAATTGTTTTATAATACTGGGATTTCCACTTACGTGTGGTTAGTGAACAATAAAAAAGAAGAAAAAAGAAAAGGGAAAGTTCAACTTATAAATGCCACAGGAACAAAAGACGAAGAGCTTATTGCTGATGATAAGTTAGACATTAACCGTTTTTGGAAAAAAATGGACAGAAGTCTAGGGAATAAACGAAAAGAAATACCTGAAAACGGAAACACTAAAGGTATTGGATTTATTAATCAACTGTATGGCAATTTTGAAGAAAATGCCTTTTCTAAAATTTTACCAAACGACTATTTTGGATATTGGCGTGTTACAGTAGAACAACCAGATTATGGAGATTTAATGACCAAGGTTGCTCAAGACAAGCAAAAACTTGTTGATTTCTTAAATAATGCTAGCATTGAGGAAATTCAAAAACAAGTAAATGAGTTTGAGGCTTTATTTAAAATGCATATTGAAGAAGGTAAATGGAAGCAAAAGGGAAATATTTTAACGATTGAAAAGAACAAAAAGATAAAAATAAAACCATCTTCAAGCAAAAGAGACTACGAAAACATCCCTTTTTTAAAAACAGAAAAGGAAGACAGTCTTGTACCTGAAACTATTGAAGAATATTTTGAAAGAGAAGTAACACCACATATACCTGAGGCTTGGATAGACAAAAATAAAACTAAAGTGGGTTACGAAATAAACTTTACCAAGTATTTCTATGAGTTTAAACCACTTCGCTCATTAACAGACATTAAAGCTGATATTTTGGCTTTGGAAAAAACCTCATTAGAAAACCAACAAACTGTACTTGACTAA
- a CDS encoding restriction endonuclease subunit S: MKTYETYKDSGIEWIGDIPEHWEVKPVKHNFKFTTGFTPPTGKREFYDNGEHIWINISDLQGKYISDSEKKITDKAIKKYKPEIVKTGSLLYSFKLSVGRVGFVTKDCYTNEAIFSIEPREDTNLNFFYYSLPEQIIKNANENIYGAKILNQELIKNATLIVPSSEEQTAIANYLDNKTAEIDQLIADKKQLVALYQEEKTAIINQAVTKGINPDVELKDSGIEWLGDIPEHWAIKKLKYVFKSLNSVRIPLSASERGKMTLRKYDYYGASGVIDKVEDYLFEEPLMLIGEDGANLLTRTKRLVFLAKGKYWVNNHAHILKVINGVLEYYCELLELYDFTIWVSGSAQPKLTSENLMNIEVIVPPINEQTKIIQYIDKESARIDAKITKAEQYINLLTEYRTALISEVVTGKIKVID; encoded by the coding sequence ATGAAAACCTACGAAACATATAAGGATAGCGGTATAGAATGGATTGGTGATATCCCTGAGCACTGGGAGGTAAAACCAGTTAAGCATAATTTTAAATTTACTACAGGTTTCACGCCGCCAACAGGTAAAAGAGAATTTTATGATAATGGGGAACATATTTGGATTAATATATCAGACCTTCAAGGCAAGTATATTTCAGATTCGGAGAAGAAAATAACCGATAAAGCAATTAAAAAATACAAGCCTGAAATTGTAAAAACAGGTTCTCTTCTTTACAGTTTTAAATTATCAGTAGGTCGCGTAGGTTTTGTTACAAAAGATTGTTACACTAATGAAGCTATCTTCTCTATAGAACCAAGAGAAGACACAAATCTTAATTTCTTTTATTATTCATTACCTGAACAAATAATAAAAAATGCTAATGAGAATATTTATGGCGCGAAAATCCTAAATCAAGAATTGATTAAAAACGCCACTTTAATTGTTCCTTCATCAGAAGAACAAACAGCAATAGCCAATTACCTAGACAATAAAACAGCAGAAATAGACCAACTCATAGCTGATAAAAAACAATTGGTAGCACTTTACCAAGAAGAAAAAACCGCTATTATCAACCAAGCAGTTACCAAAGGTATTAACCCAGATGTAGAACTAAAAGACAGTGGCATTGAATGGTTGGGAGATATCCCTGAGCATTGGGCTATTAAGAAATTAAAATACGTTTTTAAATCTTTAAATAGTGTTCGTATACCACTTAGTGCAAGTGAACGAGGTAAAATGACTTTAAGAAAATACGATTACTATGGTGCTTCTGGAGTAATAGATAAAGTTGAAGATTATTTATTTGAGGAACCTCTTATGTTAATTGGAGAGGATGGTGCGAATCTTTTAACTAGAACGAAAAGATTGGTTTTCTTAGCCAAAGGAAAATATTGGGTAAATAATCATGCACATATATTAAAAGTAATTAATGGAGTATTAGAATACTATTGTGAATTATTAGAGCTATATGATTTTACAATATGGGTTAGTGGTTCTGCTCAGCCTAAATTAACTTCAGAAAACCTAATGAATATTGAGGTTATCGTTCCACCAATTAATGAACAAACCAAAATAATACAATACATAGACAAAGAATCTGCTAGAATAGATGCTAAAATCACTAAAGCAGAACAATACATCAACCTATTGACTGAATACAGAACAGCATTAATTAGTGAGGTAGTAACAGGTAAAATAAAAGTAATTGATTAG
- a CDS encoding type I restriction endonuclease subunit R, producing MNITTENTFETAIEQALLQNGGYIIGDPNTYSKELGFFKDEILTFLQHSQPKKWEKISAIHGKDTENRVLQRLYKELDLRGALDVLRKGFVDYGVRFQMAYFKPASGLNPDAVAMYNSNNLKVYRQIYYSKKNQNSVDIVLGLNGLPVATLELKNQFTGQNVNHAKKQYKDTRDPKELLFSFKKRALVHFSVDSDEVYMATKLEGSKTFWLPFNKGNGNGKGNPPNDNDYRTSYLWNYILQKDSWLQILQQFIHLQTEEVISNAKIYKKEKMIFPRYHQLDAVREITNDTLENGAGKNYLVQHSAGSGKSNSIAWLAYRLTSLHNASNERIFDSVIVVTDRRVLDQQLQNTIYQFEHKQGVVQKIDKDSKQLADAISNGTNIIITTLQKFPFVIDKVGEIPDRKYAVIIDEAHSSQGGEASKKMKEVLGVVEDDESSTQEPYPNYGEGDDDETILGQDIVNSCIEKSAQARGQQTNVSFFAFTATPKYKTLQVFGAKDEEGNPKPFHLYSMRQAIEEGFILDVLKNYTTYERYYKLTKAIEEDPKLNKKKAAKAIGKYIELHPHNLAQKTEIIIEHFRSIVSKKIGGKAKAMVVCGSRLHAKRFFEEFKKYIKKKKYQNELKVIVAFSGKLKDDNYPDGVLESELNGFKEKELPQMFEKEEYKILIVADKYQTGFDQPLLHTMYVDKKLSGVKAVQTLSRLNRMCAGKEDTFVLDFANDRETIFNSFQPYYEVTTVTDETDINHLYDLKARLDDFQVYWQEEIDDFANVYFHPNTNLNNAKNQKYLYSFTDPSVERYKELEEEKQDEFKKSIRSWTNLYSFLAQIMPFVDAEFEKFYAFAKLLQTRLPKRDLSETFQLSDEVALEYYRLEKIKEGSIELLKGEEGELSGTTEAGLKRTKDEEALLSEIVSILNDRFGTEFEDADKLFFDQIEAELMEDKKLQKQAKANKMDTFKYAFEDMFMTKLIGRMDQNQDIFEKILEDKMFGDLVKELMMKKIYRKMNEI from the coding sequence ATGAACATAACAACTGAAAATACATTTGAAACTGCCATAGAACAAGCCTTGTTACAAAATGGTGGTTATATCATTGGTGACCCAAACACATACAGTAAAGAACTTGGGTTTTTCAAAGATGAAATCCTAACCTTTTTACAACACTCACAACCCAAAAAATGGGAGAAAATATCTGCCATTCATGGAAAAGATACCGAAAACAGAGTTTTACAGCGTTTGTACAAAGAACTAGATTTAAGAGGTGCTTTAGATGTGTTGCGAAAAGGCTTTGTAGATTATGGTGTACGTTTTCAAATGGCATATTTTAAACCTGCTTCGGGTTTAAATCCAGATGCTGTAGCAATGTACAATAGCAATAATTTAAAAGTATATCGTCAAATCTATTACAGTAAAAAGAATCAAAACTCAGTTGATATTGTTTTAGGTTTAAATGGTTTGCCAGTAGCAACATTAGAACTTAAAAATCAGTTTACGGGACAAAACGTAAATCACGCTAAAAAGCAATACAAAGATACTAGAGATCCAAAAGAACTATTGTTCTCATTTAAGAAACGTGCTTTGGTGCATTTCTCAGTTGATTCAGATGAAGTTTATATGGCAACCAAATTAGAAGGTTCAAAAACATTTTGGCTTCCATTTAATAAAGGCAATGGAAACGGAAAAGGAAACCCGCCAAATGATAATGATTATCGCACATCTTATTTATGGAATTACATCTTACAAAAAGATAGTTGGCTTCAAATACTACAACAATTCATCCATTTGCAAACTGAGGAAGTCATATCAAACGCAAAGATTTACAAAAAGGAAAAAATGATTTTTCCGCGTTATCATCAATTGGATGCTGTTCGTGAAATAACAAATGACACTTTAGAAAATGGAGCAGGTAAAAATTATCTAGTACAACATTCAGCAGGTTCAGGAAAAAGTAATTCAATCGCTTGGTTAGCCTATCGATTAACAAGTTTACACAATGCATCAAACGAACGTATTTTTGATTCCGTAATTGTAGTAACTGACAGACGAGTTTTAGACCAACAATTACAAAATACAATTTATCAATTTGAACATAAACAAGGCGTCGTTCAAAAAATTGATAAAGACAGTAAACAACTGGCAGATGCTATTAGCAATGGCACTAATATTATAATTACTACACTTCAAAAGTTTCCTTTTGTAATCGATAAAGTGGGCGAAATACCAGACCGTAAATATGCTGTAATTATTGATGAAGCTCACAGTTCTCAAGGTGGTGAAGCCAGTAAAAAAATGAAAGAGGTTTTAGGTGTTGTAGAAGATGATGAAAGTTCAACACAAGAACCTTATCCAAATTATGGAGAAGGAGATGATGACGAAACTATTTTAGGACAGGATATTGTGAATAGCTGTATTGAAAAATCTGCTCAAGCAAGAGGTCAACAAACAAATGTTTCATTCTTTGCGTTTACAGCAACACCAAAATATAAAACACTTCAAGTCTTTGGAGCAAAAGATGAAGAAGGCAATCCGAAGCCTTTTCATTTATATTCTATGCGTCAAGCTATTGAAGAAGGTTTTATTTTAGATGTTCTAAAAAACTATACGACCTATGAACGTTATTATAAACTAACCAAAGCGATAGAAGAAGACCCGAAACTTAACAAAAAGAAAGCTGCAAAGGCAATTGGTAAATACATTGAACTACATCCACATAATTTGGCTCAAAAAACAGAAATAATTATAGAACATTTTAGGTCTATTGTTTCTAAAAAAATTGGCGGTAAAGCAAAAGCAATGGTTGTTTGTGGTTCAAGGTTACACGCCAAAAGATTTTTTGAAGAATTTAAAAAATACATCAAAAAGAAAAAATATCAGAATGAATTAAAAGTGATTGTTGCATTTTCGGGAAAACTGAAAGATGACAATTATCCTGATGGAGTTTTAGAATCTGAACTCAATGGATTTAAGGAAAAGGAATTACCACAAATGTTTGAAAAAGAGGAATACAAAATTTTGATTGTAGCTGATAAATACCAAACAGGTTTTGACCAACCTTTATTACATACAATGTATGTAGATAAAAAATTATCAGGAGTAAAAGCAGTTCAAACACTTTCTCGATTAAACAGAATGTGTGCAGGTAAAGAAGATACTTTTGTGTTGGATTTTGCGAATGACAGAGAAACTATCTTTAATTCTTTTCAACCCTATTACGAAGTAACAACTGTAACTGATGAAACGGACATTAATCACTTGTACGATTTAAAAGCAAGATTAGATGATTTTCAAGTGTATTGGCAAGAAGAAATTGATGACTTTGCAAATGTCTACTTCCACCCTAATACAAATTTGAACAATGCTAAAAATCAAAAATATCTGTATTCGTTTACAGACCCATCTGTAGAACGTTACAAAGAACTTGAAGAAGAGAAACAAGATGAATTCAAAAAATCAATTCGTTCTTGGACAAACTTGTATTCTTTTTTAGCTCAGATAATGCCATTTGTAGATGCAGAATTTGAAAAATTCTATGCATTTGCTAAATTATTGCAAACTCGTTTACCTAAAAGAGACTTATCTGAGACTTTCCAACTTTCTGATGAAGTAGCGCTGGAATATTATCGTTTAGAAAAGATTAAAGAAGGCTCAATAGAACTTTTAAAAGGAGAAGAAGGAGAACTCAGTGGAACAACAGAAGCAGGTTTAAAACGTACTAAAGACGAAGAAGCCTTATTATCAGAAATAGTTTCTATTTTGAATGATCGATTCGGAACTGAGTTTGAAGATGCGGATAAACTATTTTTTGACCAAATAGAAGCGGAATTGATGGAAGATAAAAAACTTCAAAAGCAGGCAAAAGCGAATAAAATGGATACGTTTAAATATGCGTTTGAGGATATGTTTATGACCAAACTAATTGGACGAATGGACCAAAATCAAGACATATTTGAGAAAATACTAGAGGATAAAATGTTTGGTGATTTGGTGAAAGAATTAATGATGAAAAAGATTTACCGCAAGATGAATGAAATATAA
- a CDS encoding endonuclease/exonuclease/phosphatase family protein, with product MDYHMTFWNLENLFDIEHSPRRTEKLQRAIGSDVKGWGPTQLNDKLDQLNRIIIQLNNGNGPDILGVCEVENAHVLNLLIQKMGVLNRNYALVHDDSDDRRGIDVAFIYDADLFSVEEENGEPKVYDHFVLRRTATRDILQVNFLTKHSQGQQRLVLIANHWPSRSGGQYESEGYRQIAGETLSYFHQRIREVHGDDTPVLAMGDFNDEPFNESLTRFALALRSRARVVRGRIPYFLNLMWPLMDYGTASFYFGNQPNMIDQFLANENMLKSNSAIKIVPDSVCIERFPEMVKPGAYGVPKHFGGMGKTIVTDGYSDHYPISVKLRES from the coding sequence ATGGACTACCACATGACCTTCTGGAATTTAGAAAACCTCTTTGACATTGAACACTCACCAAGGCGTACCGAGAAACTGCAACGTGCTATTGGTAGCGACGTAAAAGGTTGGGGACCTACACAACTCAATGATAAATTAGACCAACTGAACCGCATTATTATTCAGTTGAATAATGGTAATGGCCCAGATATCCTTGGGGTTTGTGAGGTAGAAAATGCCCATGTACTCAACTTATTAATTCAGAAAATGGGTGTGTTAAACCGCAACTATGCTTTGGTACATGATGACTCGGATGACCGACGTGGTATTGATGTGGCCTTTATCTACGATGCAGATCTATTTAGTGTTGAAGAGGAAAATGGCGAGCCTAAGGTTTATGATCACTTTGTGTTGCGCCGTACAGCCACGAGAGATATTCTACAGGTTAACTTCTTAACCAAGCATAGTCAAGGGCAACAACGCCTGGTACTCATTGCTAACCACTGGCCATCACGTAGTGGTGGACAGTACGAGTCTGAAGGCTACCGACAGATTGCTGGGGAAACACTGAGCTATTTCCATCAACGGATTAGAGAGGTGCATGGTGATGATACGCCTGTATTGGCAATGGGAGACTTTAACGATGAGCCTTTTAATGAGTCGTTAACCCGATTTGCGCTGGCTTTACGTAGCAGAGCGCGTGTGGTACGTGGACGTATTCCCTACTTTTTAAACCTCATGTGGCCCTTAATGGACTACGGAACGGCCAGTTTTTACTTTGGAAATCAACCCAATATGATCGATCAGTTTTTGGCTAATGAGAACATGCTAAAGAGCAACAGTGCTATTAAAATAGTGCCTGATTCAGTATGTATTGAGCGTTTTCCTGAGATGGTAAAGCCTGGTGCCTATGGTGTGCCTAAGCATTTTGGCGGTATGGGCAAAACCATTGTAACCGATGGTTATAGTGACCACTACCCTATTTCGGTGAAACTGAGAGAGTCTTAA